One Amycolatopsis sp. NBC_00355 genomic window carries:
- a CDS encoding SDR family NAD(P)-dependent oxidoreductase, with product MAHSTDIAVVGQALRLPGARTSDEFWANLAEGRSLISEVPEQRWRAADHAGDPRRDGDKTSSVWGGFITDAECFDADFFQVSPREARLMDPQQRMALELSWHAVEDAGYRADRLAGSRTGVFMGVCHWDYAELIEQELDTIDAYYPTGAAYAVIANRVSHHFDFRGPSVVNDTACASSLVSVQQAVQALTSGDCDQALAGGVNLIWSPRHFIAFSKAGMLSPAGRAKAFDAGANGYVRGEGGGVLLLKRAEDALRDGDAVHAIIKGVGTNHGGRTSSLTVTNPDAQAQLIADTYRRAGIEPASVSYVEAHGTGTPVGDPIEVRGLKKAFAELGDTSSDQHCGIGSVKTNIGHLEGAAGVAGILKVIAAMRHRALPATVGFERLNPLITLTGSPFHVVDELSEWTTPDGSPLRAGVSSFGFAGTNAHALLESPPPVEPAPLSEEDEWLPVSAMDGERLRETCAGLAAWARARLASGDVTSVADIAHTLRHGRVPMPARVVFRAHDLETWAGQLESVAAGSVPDDCVLGGSAAELTGGLDESDVTELAAAWLAQGRLEKFARAWAHGLPVDWSAWPATGRRVHLPGYAFARTPFWFRPLEAGHPSLGGGVEEDGGWTYPLTFHAGQDVIRDHVVNGVPVVPGVAVLGLVLAASPVEVPSVRNVGWIRPLAVTGARLDVRLRLVPAGDGFDFAVLDEAGERYVSGRLVPGTPGGAPAGDLAARFPADLDVDRGYAALRASGVEHGPALRGLESVSGGADGVLARIRVPAQAAPGWLLHPVVLDSALQAALALGSPDWRTPAAASVPFALTELTLLGPVGRTTQAVLRGTESKVDVDVYNEDGVQCARLRGYTPRPLAGSTAPAVADAASATEGDLIEVRQVWQPAPPVETGRTGPLVVLDAVLADSGAAARRLDAEILPLAGSTTRNQAEAAQAVFYSCYQHLRDLLDRPGSATRTVLVIAPGAPEDPVYAPLGAVLKSVHKENPAIRGKLVLIDGPADAARFETIVRTEAATPDIEVAYDRSGRRLVRETVELAATAGESLLRDQGVYWITGGAGGVGTLLAKHLRERYNATVVLSGRRARPELPDYRQVDVTDAADVRRAAAAIESEHGRIDGVFHAAGVLADGYLVATPLEATTPVLAPKLAGTAHLDAVCREHGAGFLALFGSVAGAFGSAAQTAYGAANAFLDAFAARAEDYAVRVVDWPLWAEGGMSVDKATEAYLRKTTGTVPLPTAAGLAALDRALQVDAPPQRAVLYGDADKLRRYAGLTRDERPASRKKTTEIDDRTLTAKTEDHLRRLFAELTGQEPDHIRADQKLERYGIDSLIVVDVTSRLEDDFGSLPKTLFFEYVDLRGVAGYLIDEHRDRLREMFGTPETAEPETPAVVEKPEPPAPARIIERPREDTHDIAVIGMAGRYPGADTLAEFWDLLSEGRHSFEPVPADRWRHRDLYFDERDVPGKTVVKAGTFLRDIDAFDPRYFSISQRQAELLSPEVRLLLQSGVTALEDAGYSRETIQRRYQGDVGVLVGSMNNSYSLYGFENMLTRGTATSGSELGVFANMLSYFYGFTGPSMFLDTMCASSSTCVHQAVRMLRAGDCRMAVVGGVNLMLHPYDLIATSQAHFTSKSADLLRSYGIGTDGTVLGEGVGMVVLKPLPEAVTDGDHVYGVIRGSGMTNAGVRNGFTVPSPTQQGRAIEKALDDAGVDARTISYLEGHGSATSLGDPIEIRGATSAFRRDTADRGFCALGSVKSNVAHLLSGSGIAGLTKVLLQLKHRTIVESLHSGTLSPAIDFDDTPFVVQRERAEWSRPVLNGQSVPRRAGVTSIGAGGANVHLVVEEHDGVATVADTGRPRLLVFSATTPQALGRVLRDAHAYVRAERPGLDALAFTLQTGKNELPCRLAFVAEDAETRLAELSEVDWTGTVPAGLWFTPSTMAVSETPDPDVVTRALADADLPVLAAAWAAGADVDWDVLWPARPAKLSLPGYPFDKVRCWYPAFDDAPSVLNPLAFARREHPWVGVNRSDLSGIRYRLALRGDELLDYTYSVRRDRRYATVALLDGVLAFAEVAGLDGEWAIRDARWGEVPAPSAEEQLDWRLGAGHRVELRSSAGALMFSADLVPAAEDDESAVTATLSLDQDGFYARLAELGVDPRPYAKAVEGVAEIDGKLLVRVAAPETCQDPGKRRVRIPAWVFAGLVQGVQHLSADADVTIRRLGSLTGRDLDRTRAVLLERTGEAVFDVRLLDETGRGLGRLTGADFGTGPDDAPAAGQPGLTGTVRDTVAGLLKADPAEIDLDTHFPAFGFESITLAALATELGGRLGIDLRPSVFFEFPNIRGLVEALAEQVGEPAEFTAAAPATTTAPAILPLAAPVPAEIAAPAAAPALATPAQPAAPAAPGSPPAAAPAEAVAIIGIAGRFPGADDPDTFWDRLRAGTDLVSRYPGDRFDNRYAEVVAAADFPKFAGLLDGVDRFDADFFAVSRLEAELMDPQQRLALETVWTALEDGGYPPVRLPGSTGVFLGVSGHDYHHLLNAGGVAPEGYTATGNSHAVLANRVSFLLDVHGPSEPIDTACSSSLVAVHRAVENLRSGRCEMAIAGGVNLLLSVDTFAATQTAGMLSPDGRCKSFSADADGYVRSEGAAAVLLKPLSAALRDGDVVHGVILGSAENHGGRAASLTAPNAAAQADVVQAAMRGVDPDSVGYVEAHGTGTALGDPVEVDALARAYRNLGASPGRTRALGSVKANMGHAEAAAGLAGLLKVLQQLRHRELLPVLHCAELNPHLALDGFEVVRELRRWEPVTDAAGQELPLRAGVSSFGFGGVNAHVVVEAPPARPEPAPAAGPQAIVVSARDADRLRERVIALRDFVAGHEPSLADLAFTLQVGREEMEHRLGFAASSVADVVAGLDAFLAGRPGPHTGSLRRARGAAVRRDRTPDPEVTEADLDRVTALWCAGRTVVWEDLHPAGRRILRLPTYPFARERYWVPGAPEQPGPRAAFDVDARAALLEAVLADQESPDVLDAPRLVKGATS from the coding sequence CGCGATCATCAAGGGCGTCGGCACCAACCACGGCGGCCGCACCAGCTCGCTGACGGTGACCAACCCGGACGCGCAGGCCCAACTGATCGCCGACACCTACCGCCGCGCCGGGATCGAGCCGGCGTCGGTGAGCTACGTCGAGGCGCACGGCACGGGCACCCCCGTCGGTGACCCGATCGAGGTCCGCGGCCTGAAGAAAGCGTTTGCGGAACTGGGGGACACGAGCTCCGACCAGCACTGCGGCATCGGTTCGGTCAAGACGAACATCGGGCACCTCGAAGGCGCCGCGGGCGTCGCCGGGATCCTCAAGGTGATCGCCGCGATGCGGCACCGGGCCCTGCCCGCGACGGTCGGCTTCGAGCGCCTGAACCCCCTGATCACGCTGACGGGCAGCCCGTTCCACGTCGTCGACGAGCTGTCGGAGTGGACGACGCCCGACGGGTCGCCGTTGCGGGCGGGCGTCAGTTCGTTCGGCTTCGCCGGCACCAATGCGCACGCGCTGCTGGAGTCTCCGCCGCCTGTCGAGCCGGCCCCTCTGTCCGAAGAGGACGAATGGCTCCCGGTGTCGGCGATGGACGGCGAACGGCTGCGCGAGACGTGCGCCGGACTCGCGGCGTGGGCCCGGGCGCGGCTGGCGTCGGGTGACGTCACGTCGGTGGCCGACATCGCCCACACCCTCCGGCACGGCCGGGTGCCGATGCCCGCCCGGGTGGTGTTCCGCGCTCACGACCTCGAAACCTGGGCCGGGCAGCTGGAGAGCGTCGCGGCGGGGTCCGTGCCGGACGACTGCGTTCTCGGCGGCTCGGCCGCGGAGCTGACCGGTGGTCTCGACGAGTCCGACGTGACCGAGCTGGCGGCGGCTTGGCTCGCGCAGGGCCGGCTGGAGAAGTTCGCCCGCGCCTGGGCGCACGGCCTGCCGGTCGACTGGTCGGCGTGGCCCGCGACCGGCCGCCGGGTGCACCTGCCGGGGTACGCCTTCGCGCGCACGCCGTTCTGGTTCCGGCCCCTGGAGGCAGGCCACCCGTCGCTGGGCGGGGGCGTCGAGGAGGACGGCGGGTGGACCTACCCGCTGACGTTCCACGCCGGTCAGGACGTCATCCGCGACCACGTGGTCAACGGCGTTCCGGTGGTGCCGGGCGTGGCCGTCCTCGGGCTGGTGCTGGCGGCCTCGCCGGTCGAGGTCCCCAGCGTGCGCAACGTGGGCTGGATCCGTCCGCTGGCGGTGACGGGCGCACGCCTGGACGTCCGGCTGCGGCTGGTGCCTGCCGGCGACGGCTTCGACTTCGCGGTGCTCGACGAGGCCGGGGAGCGGTACGTCTCCGGCCGCCTCGTTCCGGGGACCCCCGGCGGCGCTCCGGCCGGTGACCTGGCCGCCCGGTTCCCCGCGGATCTGGACGTCGACCGCGGTTACGCGGCGTTGCGCGCGAGCGGCGTCGAGCACGGACCGGCGTTGCGCGGTCTCGAGTCGGTGTCCGGTGGTGCCGATGGCGTCCTGGCCCGGATCCGGGTGCCCGCCCAGGCGGCGCCGGGCTGGTTGCTGCACCCGGTGGTGCTGGACAGCGCCCTGCAGGCGGCCCTGGCCCTGGGGTCTCCGGACTGGCGCACCCCGGCGGCGGCGAGTGTGCCGTTCGCCCTGACGGAGCTGACCCTGCTCGGGCCGGTCGGTCGCACCACACAGGCGGTCCTGCGCGGCACGGAGTCCAAAGTGGACGTGGACGTGTACAACGAGGACGGCGTGCAGTGCGCCCGCTTGCGCGGATACACGCCCCGCCCACTGGCCGGCTCGACGGCCCCCGCGGTCGCTGATGCCGCCTCGGCCACCGAAGGCGACCTCATCGAAGTGCGACAGGTGTGGCAGCCCGCGCCGCCGGTCGAGACCGGCCGGACAGGTCCGCTCGTCGTGCTCGACGCGGTGCTCGCCGACAGCGGAGCCGCCGCGCGGCGACTGGACGCGGAGATCCTCCCGCTGGCCGGCAGCACCACGCGGAACCAGGCCGAGGCCGCGCAAGCGGTGTTCTACTCCTGCTATCAGCACCTCCGCGACCTCCTGGACAGGCCCGGCAGCGCCACCCGGACCGTGCTCGTCATCGCCCCCGGTGCGCCTGAGGACCCGGTGTACGCCCCGCTCGGCGCGGTCCTCAAGTCGGTGCACAAGGAGAACCCCGCCATTCGCGGCAAGCTCGTCCTCATCGACGGGCCCGCCGACGCCGCGCGGTTCGAGACGATCGTCCGCACCGAAGCCGCCACCCCCGACATCGAGGTCGCTTACGACCGGTCCGGCCGGCGGCTCGTGCGGGAGACCGTCGAACTGGCCGCCACCGCGGGTGAGTCGTTGCTGCGCGACCAAGGCGTCTACTGGATCACCGGCGGCGCGGGCGGCGTCGGGACACTGCTCGCCAAACACCTGCGCGAACGCTACAACGCGACCGTCGTACTCAGCGGCCGCCGCGCGCGGCCCGAACTGCCGGACTACCGGCAGGTCGACGTCACCGACGCCGCCGACGTACGCCGGGCCGCCGCGGCCATAGAGTCCGAACACGGCCGGATCGACGGCGTCTTCCACGCCGCCGGCGTCCTCGCCGACGGTTACCTCGTCGCCACGCCGCTCGAAGCCACCACGCCCGTGCTGGCGCCCAAGCTCGCCGGGACCGCGCACCTCGACGCCGTGTGCCGCGAGCACGGTGCCGGCTTCCTGGCCCTCTTCGGCTCGGTCGCCGGCGCCTTCGGCAGCGCGGCCCAGACGGCCTACGGCGCGGCGAACGCCTTCCTCGACGCCTTCGCCGCCCGAGCCGAGGACTACGCGGTCCGCGTCGTCGACTGGCCGCTGTGGGCCGAGGGCGGCATGAGCGTCGACAAAGCGACCGAGGCGTACCTGCGGAAGACGACCGGCACCGTCCCGCTGCCGACCGCGGCCGGGCTGGCCGCGCTGGACCGCGCGCTGCAGGTCGACGCCCCGCCGCAGCGCGCCGTCCTCTACGGCGACGCCGACAAGCTCCGCCGCTACGCGGGCCTGACCCGCGACGAGCGTCCGGCCTCCCGGAAGAAGACCACCGAAATCGACGACCGCACCCTGACCGCGAAGACCGAGGACCACCTCCGCCGGCTCTTCGCCGAGCTGACCGGGCAGGAACCGGACCACATCCGGGCCGATCAGAAGCTGGAGCGCTACGGCATCGACTCGCTCATCGTCGTCGACGTCACCAGCCGCCTGGAAGACGACTTCGGCTCGCTGCCCAAGACGCTCTTCTTCGAGTACGTCGACCTCCGCGGCGTCGCCGGCTACCTGATCGACGAGCACCGCGACCGCCTCCGGGAAATGTTCGGCACCCCGGAGACCGCGGAGCCGGAAACCCCGGCGGTCGTCGAGAAGCCCGAGCCACCGGCGCCCGCGCGCATCATCGAGCGACCCCGCGAGGACACCCACGACATCGCCGTGATCGGCATGGCCGGCCGCTACCCGGGCGCCGACACCCTGGCCGAGTTCTGGGACCTGCTCAGCGAAGGACGCCACAGCTTCGAGCCCGTCCCCGCCGACCGCTGGCGCCACCGCGACCTCTACTTCGACGAGCGCGACGTCCCCGGCAAGACCGTCGTCAAGGCCGGGACGTTCCTGCGCGACATCGACGCCTTCGACCCCCGCTACTTCTCGATCTCCCAGCGCCAGGCCGAACTGCTGTCCCCGGAAGTCCGGCTGCTGCTGCAGTCCGGCGTCACCGCGCTGGAGGACGCCGGCTACTCCCGCGAGACGATCCAGCGCCGCTACCAGGGTGACGTCGGCGTGCTCGTCGGCTCGATGAACAACAGCTACTCCCTCTACGGCTTCGAAAACATGCTCACCCGCGGTACCGCCACCAGCGGCAGCGAGCTCGGCGTCTTCGCCAACATGCTGTCCTACTTCTACGGCTTCACCGGCCCGTCGATGTTCCTGGACACCATGTGCGCGTCGTCGTCGACCTGCGTGCACCAGGCCGTGCGGATGCTGCGCGCGGGCGACTGCCGGATGGCCGTCGTCGGCGGCGTCAACCTGATGCTGCACCCCTACGACCTGATCGCGACGTCGCAGGCGCACTTCACCAGCAAGTCCGCCGACCTCCTGCGCAGCTACGGCATCGGCACCGACGGCACCGTCCTCGGCGAGGGCGTCGGCATGGTCGTGCTCAAGCCGCTGCCGGAGGCGGTCACCGACGGCGACCACGTCTACGGCGTCATCCGCGGCAGCGGCATGACCAACGCGGGCGTCCGCAACGGCTTCACCGTGCCCAGCCCCACCCAGCAGGGCCGCGCCATCGAGAAGGCCCTGGACGACGCGGGTGTCGACGCGCGCACGATCAGCTACCTCGAAGGCCACGGCTCGGCGACGTCGCTGGGCGACCCGATCGAGATCCGCGGCGCGACGAGCGCGTTCCGCCGCGACACCGCCGACCGCGGGTTCTGCGCGCTGGGCTCGGTCAAGTCGAACGTCGCGCACCTGCTGTCCGGCTCGGGGATCGCCGGCCTGACGAAGGTGCTGCTGCAGCTGAAGCACCGCACGATCGTCGAGTCGCTGCACTCCGGGACGCTCAGCCCGGCGATCGACTTCGACGACACGCCGTTCGTCGTCCAGCGCGAGCGCGCCGAGTGGTCGCGCCCGGTCCTGAACGGCCAGTCCGTGCCGCGCCGCGCGGGGGTCACGTCGATCGGCGCCGGCGGTGCGAACGTGCACCTCGTCGTCGAGGAACACGACGGCGTGGCCACCGTGGCGGACACGGGCCGGCCTCGGCTGCTCGTGTTCTCCGCGACCACCCCGCAGGCTCTGGGCCGGGTGCTCCGCGACGCGCACGCCTACGTCCGCGCCGAGCGCCCCGGCCTGGACGCGCTCGCGTTCACGCTGCAGACGGGCAAGAACGAGCTGCCGTGCCGCCTCGCGTTCGTCGCCGAGGACGCGGAGACCCGGCTCGCCGAACTGTCCGAAGTGGACTGGACCGGCACCGTGCCCGCCGGCCTCTGGTTCACCCCCAGCACGATGGCCGTGTCCGAGACCCCGGACCCGGACGTCGTGACGCGCGCCCTCGCCGACGCCGACCTGCCGGTGCTCGCCGCGGCCTGGGCCGCCGGCGCGGACGTCGACTGGGACGTCCTCTGGCCCGCGCGCCCGGCCAAGCTGTCGCTGCCCGGGTACCCGTTCGACAAGGTGCGCTGCTGGTACCCGGCCTTCGACGACGCGCCGAGCGTGCTGAACCCTCTCGCTTTCGCGCGGCGGGAGCACCCGTGGGTCGGGGTGAACCGGTCCGATCTGAGCGGCATCCGCTACCGGCTCGCGCTGCGCGGCGACGAACTCCTCGACTACACCTACTCGGTCCGGCGCGACCGCCGCTACGCCACCGTCGCGCTGCTGGACGGCGTGCTCGCCTTCGCCGAGGTGGCCGGTCTCGACGGCGAGTGGGCGATCCGGGACGCCCGCTGGGGCGAAGTGCCCGCGCCGTCGGCCGAGGAGCAGCTCGACTGGCGGCTGGGCGCCGGACACCGCGTGGAACTCCGCAGTTCGGCGGGCGCGTTGATGTTCAGCGCCGACCTCGTCCCCGCTGCCGAGGACGACGAATCCGCGGTGACCGCGACACTTTCGCTCGACCAGGACGGCTTCTACGCGCGGCTCGCCGAACTCGGCGTCGACCCTCGGCCGTACGCGAAGGCGGTCGAGGGCGTCGCCGAGATCGACGGCAAGCTCCTTGTCCGGGTCGCGGCGCCCGAGACCTGCCAGGACCCGGGGAAGCGGCGGGTCCGGATCCCGGCCTGGGTGTTCGCCGGGCTCGTCCAGGGTGTGCAGCACCTGTCCGCCGACGCCGACGTCACCATCCGGCGCCTCGGCTCGCTGACCGGCCGGGACCTCGACCGCACCCGCGCGGTGCTGCTGGAGCGCACCGGGGAGGCCGTCTTCGACGTCCGCCTGCTCGACGAGACCGGCCGCGGGCTGGGCCGCCTCACCGGCGCCGACTTCGGCACCGGCCCGGACGACGCCCCGGCCGCCGGGCAGCCGGGCCTGACCGGCACGGTCCGGGACACCGTCGCCGGGCTGCTCAAGGCGGACCCGGCCGAGATCGACCTCGACACGCACTTCCCGGCCTTCGGCTTCGAGTCGATCACGCTCGCCGCGCTGGCCACGGAGCTGGGCGGCCGGCTCGGGATCGACCTGCGCCCGTCGGTGTTCTTCGAGTTCCCCAACATCCGCGGCCTCGTCGAAGCGTTGGCAGAGCAGGTCGGGGAACCGGCGGAGTTCACGGCCGCCGCCCCCGCCACGACAACGGCGCCCGCGATTTTGCCGCTCGCCGCGCCCGTTCCCGCGGAGATCGCGGCACCCGCCGCCGCGCCCGCCCTGGCCACGCCTGCCCAGCCCGCCGCCCCCGCCGCACCCGGTTCGCCGCCCGCAGCCGCCCCCGCCGAGGCTGTCGCGATCATCGGCATCGCCGGCCGCTTCCCCGGCGCCGACGACCCCGACACCTTCTGGGACCGGCTGCGAGCCGGCACCGACCTGGTCTCGCGCTACCCGGGTGACCGCTTCGACAACCGCTACGCCGAGGTCGTCGCGGCCGCGGACTTCCCGAAGTTCGCCGGCCTCCTCGACGGCGTCGACCGGTTCGACGCGGACTTCTTCGCCGTCTCGCGGCTGGAAGCCGAGCTGATGGACCCGCAGCAGCGGCTGGCCTTGGAGACCGTCTGGACCGCTCTCGAAGACGGCGGCTACCCGCCGGTCCGGCTCCCCGGCAGCACCGGCGTCTTCCTCGGCGTCTCCGGCCACGACTACCACCACCTGCTCAACGCCGGCGGCGTCGCGCCCGAGGGCTACACCGCCACCGGCAACTCGCACGCCGTGCTCGCCAACCGCGTCTCGTTCCTGCTCGACGTCCACGGCCCGAGCGAGCCGATCGACACCGCCTGCTCCAGCTCGCTCGTCGCCGTGCACCGCGCGGTGGAGAACCTGCGGTCCGGGCGCTGCGAGATGGCCATCGCGGGTGGCGTGAACCTCCTGCTGAGCGTGGACACGTTCGCCGCCACGCAGACCGCCGGGATGCTCAGCCCCGACGGCCGCTGCAAGTCCTTCTCGGCCGATGCCGACGGCTACGTCCGTTCCGAAGGCGCCGCGGCGGTGTTGCTGAAGCCGCTGTCCGCCGCGCTCCGCGACGGCGACGTCGTCCACGGCGTGATCCTCGGCAGCGCGGAGAACCACGGCGGTCGCGCCGCGTCGCTCACCGCGCCGAACGCCGCCGCGCAGGCCGACGTCGTCCAGGCGGCCATGCGGGGCGTCGACCCGGACAGCGTCGGCTACGTCGAAGCGCACGGCACCGGCACCGCGCTGGGCGACCCCGTCGAGGTCGACGCGCTCGCCCGGGCCTACCGGAACCTCGGTGCGTCGCCCGGCCGGACCCGCGCACTGGGCTCGGTGAAGGCGAACATGGGCCACGCGGAGGCGGCGGCCGGCCTGGCGGGCCTGCTGAAGGTGCTGCAGCAGCTGCGGCACCGCGAACTGCTGCCGGTGCTGCACTGCGCCGAGCTGAACCCGCACCTCGCGCTCGACGGCTTCGAGGTGGTGCGCGAGCTGCGCCGCTGGGAGCCCGTCACCGACGCCGCCGGGCAGGAACTGCCGTTGCGCGCCGGGGTCAGCAGCTTCGGCTTCGGCGGCGTCAACGCGCACGTCGTCGTGGAAGCCCCGCCGGCGCGTCCCGAGCCGGCTCCGGCTGCCGGTCCGCAGGCGATCGTGGTGTCCGCCCGGGACGCCGACCGGCTGCGGGAGCGCGTGATCGCGTTGCGCGACTTCGTCGCCGGCCACGAGCCTTCCCTGGCGGACCTGGCCTTCACGCTGCAGGTGGGCCGGGAGGAGATGGAACACCGGCTGGGCTTCGCCGCCTCGAGCGTCGCAGACGTCGTCGCCGGGCTCGACGCCTTCCTCGCCGGACGTCCCGGGCCGCACACCGGCAGCCTGCGCCGGGCCCGCGGGGCCGCGGTGCGCCGCGACCGCACGCCGGACCCGGAGGTCACGGAAGCCGACCTCGACCGCGTCACGGCGTTGTGGTGCGCAGGCCGGACGGTCGTCTGGGAGGACCTGCACCCGGCCGGACGGCGGATCCTGCGGCTGCCCACCTACCCGTTCGCGCGTGAGCGCTACTGGGTGCCCGGTGCGCCGGAACAGCCCGGACCGCGCGCCGCTTTCGACGTCGACGCGCGCGCCGCGTTGCTGGAAGCCGTGCTGGCCGACCAGGAAAGCCCCGATGTGCTCGATGCCCCGCGTCTCGTGAAGGGAGCGACCTCATGA